A window of the Fusarium poae strain DAOMC 252244 chromosome 3, whole genome shotgun sequence genome harbors these coding sequences:
- a CDS encoding hypothetical protein (BUSCO:50113at5125): MAKRRKLLNKNAPAHPKKNAQKSRPDQNKPANGPVKKGKGKNQRPADDTPTIPFEPHHRILLIGEGDLSFAASIIRHHGCANVTATVLEKDANELLAKYPHVQDNIAVIRGDAPKPSNTDKGNEETSPKETEGGESSEGTHDENRDSNGESDSEEDDYYDSDDPDAPPRPKRNLPPNNKLLYNIDATKLPNSIIRTRFDRIIFNFPHVGGKSTDVNRQVRHNQSLLVSFFERAIPALAPGAAIVITLFEGEPYTLWNVRDLARHAGLQVERSFRFQARAYPGYKHARTLGVVRNAKGEVSESGWKGEERASRSFVFKRKEDIVPVVGKKRRKDDDSSDDED, translated from the coding sequence ATGGCTAAAAGACGAAAGCTGTTGAACAAGAATGCGCCCGCGCATCCAAAGAAGAATGCTCAAAAGagcagaccagaccagaacAAGCCCGCCAATGGCCCTGTGAAAAAGGGTAAAGGCAAGAACCAGCGACCAGCCGATGATACACCCACAATACCCTTTGAGCCTCACCATCGCATACTCCTGATAGGTGAAGGTGATTTGAGTTTTGCAGCTTCTATAATTCGACATCACGGCTGCGCAAACGTCACTGCGACTGTTCTGGAAAAGGATGCCAATGAGCTGCTGGCCAAGTACCCCCACGTTCAAGACAACATTGCTGTGATTCGCGGCGACGCTCCCAAGCCCAGCAATACCGACAAGGGAAACGAAGAAACATCACCTAAAGAAACAGAAGGAGGCGAAAGCAGTGAGGGCACCCATGACGAAAACAGAGACTCCAATGGCGAAAGCGACAGCGAGGAAGATGATTACTACGACTCAGATGACCCAGACGCACCGCCCAGACCCAAGCGGAACCTCCCTCCCAATAACAAACTTCTCTACAATATCGATGCCACAAAGCTtcccaactccatcatccgTACGCGCTTCGACCgaatcatcttcaacttccctCACGTAGGGGGCAAGTCCACAGATGTAAACCGCCAAGTCCGTCACAACCAATCCCTCCTCGTCTCATTCTTTGAGCGCGCTATTCCCGCGCTGGCCCCCGGTGCCGCCATCGTCATCACACTATTCGAAGGCGAGCCTTACACCCTATGGAACGTGCGCGATCTGGCTCGCCATGCTGGTTTGCAAGTTGAACGCAGTTTCCGCTTCCAAGCTCGCGCATACCCTGGATACAAGCATGCCCGAACGCTTGGTGTTGTGAGAAATGCAAAAGGCGAGGTTAGCGAGAGCGGATGGAAAGGTGAGGAGAGGGCGTCGAGGAGTTTTGTGTtcaagaggaaggaagaTATTGTCCCAGTGGTGGGGAAAAAGAGACGGAAGGACGACGATTCATCTGACGATGAGGACTGA
- a CDS encoding hypothetical protein (BUSCO:7265at5125): protein MAENESPAREPSTRGRGRGGRGRGGRGRGGGRGGSIAAVSKAATAKVGRGGSRRGRAKNFADSRVQAAYERQRHLKANYQAVAHALKPALQELAERTIDDALQNPDKHKHAKEFIPLIQELQDNFDAKIAEYTRRYNRDKELAEQLHEAHDYVAHQEYLNGYEEIKEQFYEGQENRARILNSLYDKDLPVDVVDDQYEYKVISDEHFDEEFGIYECKLGSILVPYPSRVPGTAMWQKGRDNELAATAAVSAPVTSAPAAPVKSTRGRGRGANKRRAQDQPEGQPTPKKNTRSNPDDAAASPSLSAPAPAKGLLASAAEVEATPEGTPAESDSTPASPEPPAFVNGIAHAAITRAQNLRLPAREKSPPLPKNMGEPDEYGFRMFNQKPSMREKGISNRLFVPRPFEFEKWEIGFRDSTNDSGKGHTRAKRGKYLDTPDSNGLYIDSWCNGFDFSNTKPSDFDKETVKRFGVHPKFGIILRDAPVPESEKTPYVMPGKPVVYIANPSGRISHASRSFLKTANHRRVEDNPYRSKVGASMRRFCKLQDIDPDEINISEYVRSEDELRSQSLGTALKELEVRPVVSREPSESEEPEAEEQVIEAEDVTAAQPEVGFNGISVLALASAFLEAEENKKVPEPAPVPAPKPARYDAIRDVFTDSKPTPIPQPGTRPSVGLDILAALSDVAGTSNEPAPVQELAPVHEASAAEYAMGYEPAPMSETSHMIEPIGVQEQPVYRDAVANGMGPASIPSHGMQEHDHRGSTSRANEFPPVTPSQAHIDPRFNCNPVEVPQGYMHQPHTQLPMQSSGSVHGHPGEALPYPPIHDPSVPQHPSVRHSEYPPPPPSQGPQVQDQGTYLSHNSYPNPDPRDAHMASGRPIDPGYPPRRLSYAPEAPSYSRQYWSQPPPPPGPTTAASAPPGPAPGSVSSHYSSPAPPSARIPFSHNGSTEPLPPLRPSRGRNQSLQDEALLEPSLRSSGSYYPPGPPRPYHRGGYPGPEPHGQPQLQPIATDRILPNPQTAGQGYMTSPHQGYAHQVLSPTYANPPPMPPHMAQSPQENHQGLPSSVHRHRSTPSGSSDAGNKYRKLQPAPVPAHRAWPNKPELKTIPYDHKETGSAAALPSSGPTQIRGWSADGQTKPNKPFKSVRFAEPLFGDPAIVQKSNKRKRADLQINKDHVESESLPETQAKNDEDVVIINTDENSNKRQLRPRKPKTPPVKPAASTAEPPRKKPRVTAARKPAAVAPAETASKKTRIKIVRSNSLKNAAAKATGAITKPKTTSDKSSKDQELSVKEESSDDVQIIKSQRSVIVIDSTDESSK from the exons ATGGCTGAGAACGAGTCTCCCGCAAGGGAACCTTCCACCCGTGGTCGTGGCCGCGGTGGGAGAGGTCGTGGCGGTCGAGGTAGAGGAGGTGGTAGAGGTGGCTCTATTGCTGCAGTATCCAAAGCGGCTACTGCAAAGGTCGGTCGTGGTGGCTCACGAAGAGGCCGAGCAAAGAACTTCGCGGATTCGCGTGTCCAAGCTGCTTACGAGCGCCAACGGCATCTCAAAGCCAATTACCAGGCTGTTGCTCACGCGCTCAAACCGGCTCTACAAGAGCTTGCCGAACGCACCATTGATGATGCCTTACAAAACCCAGACAAGCATAAACATGCTAAAGAGTTCATACCTCTTATCCAAGAACTCCAAGATAACTTCGATGCTAAAATAGCCGAGTATACACGGCGATACAACAGAGACAAGGAGCTTGCTGAACAGTTGCATGAGGCCCATGATTATGTCGCCCATCAAGAATATCTG AACGGTTACGAAGAAATCAAGGAGCAGTTCTACGAAGGACAAGAGAACCGTGCTCGCATTCTCAATTCATTGTATGACAAAGATCTCCCTGTTGAT GTCGTCGATGATCAATATGAATACAAGGTCATCAGCGACGAACATTTTGATGAAGAATTTGGAATTTATGAGTGCAAGCTGGGCAGTATTCTAGTTCCTTACCCTTCTCGCGTCCCAGGCACTGCTATGTGGCAAAAGGGACGCGATAATGAATTGGCCGCCACTGCTGCTGTCAGTGCTCCAGTCACTTCTGCTCCCGCTGCTCCAGTCAAGAGCACCCGTGGCCGAGGTCGGGGTGCCAATAAGCGCAGAGCACAAGATCAACCCGAGGGCCAGCCCACCCCCAAGAAGAACACCAGAAGTAACCCTGACGATGCTGCCGCATCCCCATCGCTCTCTGCCCCAGCCCCTGCCAAAGGTCTTCTCGCTAGTGCTGCGGAAGTCGAGGCAACACCTGAGGGCACACCAGCCGAGTCAGACTCAACCCCAGCATCTCCAGAACCTCCCGCCTTTGTCAATGGCATTGCGCATGCTGCAATTACTCGGGCACAAAATCTCAGACTGCCTGCTCGTGAGAAGAGCCCACCGTTGCCGAAGAACATGGGCGAGCCAGATGAGTACGGCTTCAGGATGTTCAACCAGAAACCATCCATGCGAGAGAAGGGCATCAGCAACCGTCTTTTCGTGCCTCGACCTTTCGAGTTTGAGAAATGGGAGATTGGCTTCCGAGACTCTACTAATGACTCTGGCAAGGGCCACACCCGTGCTAAGCGTGGCAAGTACCTCGATACTCCTGACAGCAATGGTTTGTATATCGATTCCTGGTGCAATGGTTTCGACTTTTCAAACACGAAGCCCTCCGACTTTGACAAAGAAACCGTGAAGCGTTTTGGAGTGCACCCCAAATTTGGCATCATATTGAGAGATGCACCTGTCCCTGAGTCTGAAAAGACTCCTTACGTCATGCCAGGAAAACCTGTGGTCTATATTGCGAACCCTTCGGGTCGCATTTCGCATGCTTCTCGTTCATTCTTGAAGACTGCTAACCATCGCCGTGTGGAAGATAACCCGTATCGCTCAAAGGTCGGAGCTTCGATGAGACGATTCTGCAAACTTCAAGATATTGACCCCGATGAAATCAACATTTCTGAGTATGTTCGATCTGAAGACGAGCTACGAAGCCAGTCTCTAGGTACTGCTCTCAAGGAACTTGAAGTCAGGCCTGTCGTTAGCCGGGAACCATCCGAATCTGAGGAGCCGGAAGCTGAAGAACAAGTGATCGAAGCAGAGGATGTGACGGCCGCACAACCTGAAGTTGGATTCAACGGCATTTCAGTTCTCGCCCTTGCGAGTGCTTtccttgaagccgaggaAAACAAAAAGGTACCTGAGCCTGCGCCTGTGCCCGCGCCCAAGCCTGCTCGATATGATGCCATTCGTGACGTTTTTACCGACTCAAAGCCTACACCGATTCCTCAACCAGGCACTAGACCCAGTGTTGGACTTGATATCCTGGCAGCCTTGAGTGATGTCGCAGGCACTTCTAACGAGCCTGCCCCCGTGCAAGAGCTGGCTCCAGTCCACGAAGCTTCAGCGGCTGAGTATGCCATGGGCTACGAGCCAGCACCCATGTCTGAAACCTCTCATATGATCGAGCCCATCGGAGTTCAAGAACAACCAGTCTACCGTGATGCTGTGGCAAATGGTATGGGCCCTGCGTCTATTCCATCACATGGAATGCAAGAGCATGATCATCGAGGTTCCACCTCCCGAGCCAATGAGTTCCCGCCCGTCACTCCGAGCCAGGCGCATATCGACCCTCGCTTCAATTGTAACCCCGTTGAGGTTCCTCAAGGCTACATGCACCAGCCTCACACTCAGCTGCCAATGCAGTCAAGCGGCTCAGTGCATGGTCACCCCGGGGAGGCCTTGCCCTACCCACCTATACATGACCCCAGCGTGCCACAGCATCCGTCAGTACGACATTCTGAGTACCCTCCCCCCCCTCCCTCTCAGGGTCCTCAAGTTCAAGACCAGGGGACATATCTGTCACATAACAGCTACCCGAACCCAGATCCCCGTGATGCTCATATGGCCTCGGGCCGTCCTATCGATCCCGGATATCCTCCTCGTCGATTGAGCTACGCACCCGAGGCTCCTAGCTACTCGCGTCAATACTGGTCGCAACCTCCACCGCCTCCCGGTCCTACAACCGCTGCCTCCGCTCCTCCGGGGCCGGCCCCAGGCTCCGTGTCGTCTCACTACTCATCTCCAGCTCCGCCCTCGGCCCGGATACCGTTTTCTCACAATGGAAGTACCGAGCCTTTACCCCCCCTTCGCCCATCAAGGGGACGCAATCAATCCCTCCAGGACGAGGCACTCCTGGAACCTAGTTTACGGTCGTCTGGTTCATACTACCCTCCCGGCCCTCCTCGCCCTTACCACCGAGGAGGCTACCCTGGCCCCGAGCCACACGGGCAGCCGCAACTGCAGCCCATCGCAACGGATCGAATTCTGCCAAACCCGCAGACTGCCGGGCAAGGCTATATGACCTCGCCTCATCAAGGCTACGCACATCAAGTACTATCTCCAACGTATGCGAACCCCCCTCCTATGCCTCCGCACATGGCTCAAAGCCCCCAAGAAAATCATCAGGGTCTGCCCAGTTCGGTTCATCGTCATCGATCTACCCCTTCAGGGTCGTCTGATGCTGGTAACAAGTACCGCAAGCTGCAACCTGCCCCCGTTCCCGCGCATCGAGCGTGGCCGAATAAGCCCGAACTCAAGACCATCCCGTACGACCACAAAGAGACCGGGTCCGCCGCCGCACTTCCCAGCTCTGGTCCGACTCAGATTCGAGGATGGAGC GCAGATGGGCAAACTAAACCAAACAAGCCTTTCAAGTCCGTCCGATTTGCGGAGCCTCTCTTCGGCGACCCGGCTATCGTTCAGAAATCTAACAAGAGAAAGCGTGCTGATCTGCAAATTAACAAGGATCACGTGGAGAGTGAGTCACTCCCAGAGACTCAAGCGAAGAATGACGAGGACGTTGTGATTATCAACACGGATGAGAACTCAAACAAGCGACAACTACGTCCTAGAAAGCCCAAGACCCCCCCGGTGAAACCAGCTGCCTCAACAGCTGAGCCACCAAGGAAAAAGCCAAGAGTGACCGCAGCGCGTAAGCCAGCCGCTGTTGCGCCTGCCGAGACGGCATCAAAGAAAACGAGAATCAAAATTGTCCGTTCCAACTCATTGAAGAATGCGGCCGCCAAAGCCACGGGTGCCATAACAAAACCCAAAACTACGAGCGACAAATCTTCAAAGGATCAGGAGCTTTCAGTCAAGGAAGAATCGTCTGATGACGTCCAAATCATCAAGAGCCAGCGATCGGTCATCGTCATTGACAGTACTGACGAGAGCTCAAAATAA
- the SET2 gene encoding histone methyltransferase set2 (BUSCO:9409at5125): MEDDEYTTSKMEEIKLEEGANDAQVKQETNTPMSITNGDHDSSRSPTASHDGLKSRSGSADTPSSNRPSKLSRKASQKLAASREPVLFDHLPDMTAESCKFFQRIPDCLYGSKHLGSTDNDALDCECRDEWHDGKNLACGEDSDCINRATKMECSAEGGNCAGGCQNQRFQRKQYANVSVIKTEKKGFGLRADSDLQPNDFVFEYIGEVINEPTFRRRMIQYDEEGIKHFYFMSLNKSEFVDATKKGNYGRFCNHSCNPNCYVDKWVVGDKLRMGIFTSRKIQSGEELVFNYNVDRYGADPQPCYCGEPNCVGFIGGKTQTERATKLPTATVEALGIDGGDGWDTSVAKKPRKKKPDEDDEEYVNSIRPRSLSEDDARKVMAALMQCKEKWIAVKLLDRILRCDEERVIHCVMRMHAYQILKTTLNTFIDDHNVVLQVLDILDKFPRLTRNKVQDSKIEATIEGLTKSDHEDVTSKSKHLLDEWSKLEVAYRIRRRKFDPNAPAANSFEERRGAGREEETVQSTSKTASPTPIDAPKGPRNSMPQRNNAFFQNGNRSRRPPFNASLPQGWFTAKDAAGNAYFYNNQGVTTWQRPTQPATEPAAKAPSKAMKEQLAIQSIINQVTEKGTPKHTSVSTPKAAETPPKEVKEEKWRSLSVDKQMKIYENTLFPHIKHVLDKFHHKLPKEELKRFGKDIAKKLVASDFKNNRVEDPGAPLSDKQVKKIKQYVKDFLDRAVRKYGEHKRKADGDADTLMKDDQGPSAAGSGTGSVADGSDSASLPKVDGASVGAAVVSDREGSGSLGSPDRKRKRDLETSGSPSVTATDGPNMKRLREDDLEAPSPPPPPPPPPKSAMDEVVTAEQEALREQEEALMRENEEAQRLEDEAHHTKGLEDATRNAEMDMLDASDEISRLNNEAREPGSQETPA; the protein is encoded by the exons TAGAAAGGCTTCTCAGAAATTAGCGGCCAGTCGCGAACCTGTCCTTTTCGACCACCTCCCAGATATGACTGCAGAGTCCTGTAAATTCTTCCAGCGCATCCCCGACTGCCTCTACGGCTCAAAGCACCTTGGATCTACAGATAACGACGCCTTGGACTGCGAGTGTCGGGATGAATGGC ACGATGGCAAGAACCTTGCTTGTGGCGAGGATTCAGACTGTATCAACCGGGCGACAAAAATGGAGTGCAGCGCTGAGGGGGGAAATTGCGCAGGGGGCTGCCAGAACCAGCGGTTCCAGCGCAAGCAGTACGCCAATGTATCGGTCATCAAAACTGAAAAAAAGGGGTTTGGCCTACGTGCCGATTCGGATCTACAGCCCAACGACTTTGTTTTTGAGTACATTGGCGAGGTCATCAACGAGCCTACTTTTCGACGTCGTATGATCCAGTACGATGAGGAGGGTATCAAGCACTTTTATTTCATGTCCCTCAACAAGAGCGAGTTTGTCGACGCAACAAAAAAGGGCAACTATGGTCGCTTCTGCAACCACTCTTGCAATCCTAATTGCTATGTTGACAAATGGGTAGTCGGCGACAAACTTCGCATGGGTATATTTACCTCCCGCAAAATCCAATCTGGAGAAGAGTTGGTGTTTAACTACAATGTTGACCGATATGGTGCCGATCCCCAACCTTGTTACTGCGGGGAACCCAACTGCGTGGGTTTCATTGGAGGCAAGACACAAACTGAACGAGCAACCAAGCTACCCACCGCCACTGTAGAGGCCCTGGGTATTGACGGAGGTGATGGCTGGGATACTTCTGTTGCCAAGAAGCCCCGAAAGAAGAAGCCtgacgaggacgacgaggaaTACGTCAACAGCATCCGACCGCGCAGTCTTAGTGAGGATGATGCTCGAAAGGTCATGGCCGCGCTTATGCAGTGCAAGGAGAAATGGATTGCAGTTAAGCTTCTGGATCGTATCCTGCGGTGCGACGAGGAACGCGTCATTCACTGCGTTATGCGGATGCATGCTTACCAAATCTTGAAAACGACACTCAACACGTTCATTGATGACCACAATGTCGTCCTTCAGGTTTTGGATATTCTCGATAAGTTCCCACGCTTGACGAGGAATAAGGTCCAAGATTCCAAGATTGAGGCAACGATTGAAGGCCTGACAAAATCCGACCACGAAGACGTCACATCAAAATCCAAGCATTTGCTTGATGAATGGAGCAAGTTGGAGGTAGCGTACCGAATCCGCCGACGCAAATTTGACCCCAATGCACCAGCTGCAAACTCGTTCGAGGAACGTCGCGGAGCAGGTCGTGAAGAGGAGACAGTCCAGTCTACTTCTAAGACTGCATCACCAACTCCCATCGATGCACCCAAGGGTCCCCGAAACAGCATGCCCCAAAGGAATAACGCCTTTTTCCAGAATGGCAATCGCTCTAGGAGGCCTCCGTTTAACGCATCACTTCCTCAAGGATGGTTTACTGCCAAAGACGCTGCAGGCAATGCCTACTTCTATAACAATCAGGGCGTCACTACCTGGCAAAGACCTACCCAACCTGCCACAGAGCCCGCTGCAAAAGCACCTTCTAAGGCCATGAAGGAGCAATTGGCGATTCAAAGCATCATCAACCAAGTCACTGAAAAGGGAACTCCGAAGCATACTTCTGTATCAACCCCAAAGGCAGCCGAGACTCCGCCTAAGGAGGTGAAGGAGGAGAAATGGCGATCTCTTTCGGTTGACAAACAAATGAAGATTTATGAGAATACC TTGTTTCCCCACATCAAGCACGTTCTCGACAAATTCCATCACAAACTTCCTAAGGAGGAGCTGAAGCGCTTTGGTAAAGATATAGCTAAGAAGCTGGTCGCATCCGACTTCAAGAACAACCGAGTCGAGGACCCCGGTGCACCTCTCAGTGACAAGCAAGTCAAGAAGATAAAGCAGTACGTAAAAGACTTTTTGGATCGTGCCGTTAGGAAATACGGCGAGCATAAACGGAAGGCGGACGGAGACGCAGATACTCTGATGAAAGATGATCAAGGACCAAGTGCTGCAGGTAGCGGCACAGGTTCCGTCGCTGATGGGTCTGATAGCGCCTCTCTGCCCAAGGTTGATGGAGCGTCGGTAGGCGCTGCTGTGGTGTCAGACAGGGAGGGCAGCGGTTCTCTGGGTAGCCCTGATCGTAAGCGAAAGAGGGATTTAGAGACAAGTGGCTCGCCGTCCGTCACTGCGACAGATGGGCCAAACATGAAGAGGCTAAGAGAGGACGATTTGGAAGCACCTAGtccgcctcctcctcccccgcCTCCGCCAAAGTCAGCTATGGACGAGGTTGTCACTGCAGAACAGGAGGCTCTTCGTGAGCAGGAAGAGGCATTAATGAGGGAAAATGAAGAGGCACAGAGGCTTGAGGACGAGGCTCACCATACGAAGGGCTTGGAGGACGCCACTAGGAATGCTGAGATGGACATGTTGGATGCTTCCGACGAGATATCTCGGCTTAATAATGAGGCTCGAGAGCCCGGCTCTCAGGAGACGCCGGCGTGA